From Deltaproteobacteria bacterium:
GGGAGCTTCAGTCTCGCGGCGCGTGACCTGCACCTCAGCCAGCCGACGGTGAGCCGCCACATTCAGCGATTGGAACGCGAGCTTGGCACCGACCTCGTGTACCGCGGCATCACCGGCGTGACCCTGGGGACAGAACAGGTCAACATCATCGCCCACAACACCTTGCGCATTCCCGGGCATTTTCACACCACGGTGGCGGGCGGCACCTCGCTGGCGTTCATGGGGCTGTGCTACTACGCCGTGCCGCTGATCTTCCAGCGCGAGTATCCGGCCCGCGCCCTGGTGCGCTGGCAGCCCTATCTGTTCGGCGCCGGCATGGCGCTGATGGCGGTCGGCATGGCGTTCGCCGGCTCGGCGGGCGTGCCGCGCCGGCACTGGGACATCGAGTTCACCGGCTCGAAGTTCTCCATCGGCTTTGATGCGGCGACCCACGTGTTTTTGGGGCTGCTCGGCTTGGGTGGAGTGCTGGCGTTCACCGGCTTGCTTCTGTTTGTACTGCTAACCGTTAGTGCGGTGTTCTTCGGCCGCCGCTGCATCGGCCGGCCGATGACCGCGTGGTAGGAGCGGAGGAACGATATGGCCAATCAACCGAAGGCCGCTGAGCTAATTCGCGACGAGTCACTCCGCCACGACGCCGACCACCACGCCCCCGGCACGCTGGTGTTGGCGCTGGTGTTCTTGCTGTCGTTCGCGGTCTACTTCTTCGCCAACTGGAAGACGCTCGCCGATGTCTGGCACGTCCGCTAGTTATCCGGCGCCGCTCGGCGCGGTGCACGAGTTCTTCGCCGGCTGGCGCTTTCCCGCCTTCCTGCTGTTCGCGGTGTTATTTGCCGGGGTGGGCTTCGCCGTCATGCTCGCCATTCCCGCGGGTGACACCGCCCTGGCGCAATTCGCCGAGGACTTTCGCATCTGGTGTTTCGGCGCCCAGGGGGCAACCGGAGCGGCGCGCTCGAGTTTCGTGACCGCCTTTGCACTGCAGCCGATTCTGCTGGCCGCCATCACCCTGGCGGTGTGGTGGACTCCGTTGCGCGAGGTGGCGCGGCGGCCCTGGGCATTACTACCCTGGGCAATCGCCGCGCTCGTGCTCATCGTCGCACTCGCGCTCGGGTTCACCGCCTCGCGTGAAGCCGAGGCGCCCGGGGCTGAAGAGTTCCCGGCCGAGGACTTGCGCACCGAACAGCTGGCCGCCGCCTTCGCCCTGATCAATCAGGAGGGGACCCCGACCGGCCTGGCCGACTTGCGCGGCCGCGTCGGTCTGCTGACGGCGGTGTACAGTTCGTGCGGCTACACCTGCCCGATGATTCTGGCGCAAACCAAGCGCGTGCTCGCTGCGCTCACGCCCGCCGAGCGCGCCGGCTTGACCGTGATGGCCGTCACGCTCGACCCGGAGCGTGACACCCCGGCCACGCTCGCTGAGATGGCGCAGCTGCAGAAGGTGTCGGCGCCGAGTTTCAACCTCTTGTCGGGTGAGCCGGCGACGGTGAATCGAGTGCTGGACAGTTTCGGCTTCGCGCGTACGCGCAACCCCGACACTGGTGTGATAGATCATGCGAACCTCTTCCTCGTCCTCGACCGCGGTGGCCGCATCGCCTACCGCTTCAGCCTGGGCGAACGACAGGAGCGCTGGCTCTTGTCCGCCATCAGACTCCTCCTGCGCGAAGCCCCGCCCAGCTGAGCCGCCGCCCGCGCGCGTCGCTGACGCCGGCCCCGAGCAACCGGTGCGGGGCGCGCGCGTGCTGCGGGCAGTCGAAGGCGTGTTCCTGCGCCTCGATCGCCGCGTCGAGACGTTGCTGCCACACCGGCTCAACCCGCTGGCCCACACCGGCGCCATCGCCTTTCTGACGCTGCTAGTGGCCACGGTCTCGGGCGTGGTCTTGCTGCTCTGGTACGTGCCGACGCTGCACTCGGCCCACTCGTCGGTGAGCGCGATGAGCCCGCTCAGCCTAGCGGGGCTGATGCGGGCGCTGCACCGCTACAGCTCCGACGCCTGCATGCTATTCACCCTCGCCCACGGCCTGCGCCTGCTGGCGGCCCGGCGCTTTGCCGGTGCGCGCTGGTTGGCTTGGGTCACGGGCGTCGGGCTGCTGGGAATACTGTGGCTGGTCGGCTGGAGCGGCTACTGGCTGGTTTGGGACGAGCGCGCGCGGCATGTGGCTGTGGGCACGGCCAAGTTGCTCGATCTGGTACCGATCTTCGCCGATCCGCTGTCGCGCTCGTTCTTGGCCGACATCAGCGTCAACCCGCTGTTGTTCTTTATTGTGTTCTTCTTTCACATGTTGGTGCCACTGGCCGGCGCGGTAGTCCTGTGGCTGCACCTGGCGCGGGTTTCGCGCTCGCAGTGGCTGACCGCACGCTCGGTCATGGGTTGGAGCGCGGCTGCAATGCTGCTGCTGTCGGCTTTGCTGCCGGCCGACACCGGACCGGCGGCGCACATGACCGCAGCCCCCCGGCCTTTCGCCATGGACGTGTGGTACCTACTGCCGCTGTGGTTCACCGACCGCTGGTCTGGCGGCGGGCTGTGGCTGTTGACCATCGGCGCCGGGGTGTTGGCGATGAGCCTGCCATGGCTGCTGGCGCGCGGCGCCGCGGCCGTGGTCACGGTGGACCTGTCGCGCTGCAACGGCTGCACGCTGTGCGAGCAGGACTGCCCCTACGGCGCGATCAACATGGTGGCACGCACTGACGGGCGCGCGTTTTCATCGCAGGCCGAGGTCAACCCGGCGCGCTGTGTCGGCTGCGGCATT
This genomic window contains:
- a CDS encoding cbb3-type cytochrome c oxidase subunit I, translating into MDVEQLRSFVAVIRRGSFSLAARDLHLSQPTVSRHIQRLERELGTDLVYRGITGVTLGTEQVNIIAHNTLRIPGHFHTTVAGGTSLAFMGLCYYAVPLIFQREYPARALVRWQPYLFGAGMALMAVGMAFAGSAGVPRRHWDIEFTGSKFSIGFDAATHVFLGLLGLGGVLAFTGLLLFVLLTVSAVFFGRRCIGRPMTAW
- a CDS encoding SCO family protein, whose amino-acid sequence is MSGTSASYPAPLGAVHEFFAGWRFPAFLLFAVLFAGVGFAVMLAIPAGDTALAQFAEDFRIWCFGAQGATGAARSSFVTAFALQPILLAAITLAVWWTPLREVARRPWALLPWAIAALVLIVALALGFTASREAEAPGAEEFPAEDLRTEQLAAAFALINQEGTPTGLADLRGRVGLLTAVYSSCGYTCPMILAQTKRVLAALTPAERAGLTVMAVTLDPERDTPATLAEMAQLQKVSAPSFNLLSGEPATVNRVLDSFGFARTRNPDTGVIDHANLFLVLDRGGRIAYRFSLGERQERWLLSAIRLLLREAPPS
- a CDS encoding hydrogenase iron-sulfur subunit, translating into MRGARVLRAVEGVFLRLDRRVETLLPHRLNPLAHTGAIAFLTLLVATVSGVVLLLWYVPTLHSAHSSVSAMSPLSLAGLMRALHRYSSDACMLFTLAHGLRLLAARRFAGARWLAWVTGVGLLGILWLVGWSGYWLVWDERARHVAVGTAKLLDLVPIFADPLSRSFLADISVNPLLFFIVFFFHMLVPLAGAVVLWLHLARVSRSQWLTARSVMGWSAAAMLLLSALLPADTGPAAHMTAAPRPFAMDVWYLLPLWFTDRWSGGGLWLLTIGAGVLAMSLPWLLARGAAAVVTVDLSRCNGCTLCEQDCPYGAINMVARTDGRAFSSQAEVNPARCVGCGICAGACTPAGIFLPSAPPDAVRACINAWLESPPAAGEPPLVAFLCAESAAGELTITGSGGACRQLPGYHAVAVPCAGWVHPLMAERALRRGAKGVLIVSCAGSCRYREGTQWTALRLANRRKPGFRSQNFDRRRVRLLQLDFTQTAMLAREAAAFRSEMEALPHAAPVPTTAAVERRPYFKLTLAGALLSGLCTATVAGLSAVPYAPPARSVPELVVSFKHPGNRESACHKPTAAELEALPVHMRPETICPRRRPPVRLQVRVDGQLLVDRAYPPRGLFGDGNSIAIEHLKVPAGVHAVAVAIGDTAGAHEWTFNDSRSIDFGSQERRVLLFDRVLGFSWH